In Lycium ferocissimum isolate CSIRO_LF1 chromosome 7, AGI_CSIRO_Lferr_CH_V1, whole genome shotgun sequence, the sequence AatatatgtttaaattttgattttaattgagGTGAAATGTAGTCATatcacaaaagaatagaaaagataaaaagaaaactaTGGGTTACAAAATGCAAAATAGTGCAGATATTAGGGTGCAAAAGGAAAAGGGGTTGAGAATTATGGGAGTTAAGCTTTCTATAAAAGGGAGAAGTATGTTTTGGGTGAATAAGTGAGAgaataagaaatgaatacagCTGGCTCATGCGCGTGGGGTCCCCACCAATGGTTTTAATGTGGACATGCTGGATTAAGATAATGTCTAAAATATTCTCTTAAACTTGATTTAGTGACActaactttttttgtttttttgtgatTTCTAATGTCTTTATCTTTTTTGAATTCAGTTTTcttgtaataatattttaaaattatttattattaatgtaAAATAACATAATTCATCTAATCTActctaaataatataatattgaTCTCCTTATATGAATTTAGAGATGATAATGAAGCGGGGCATATGCGATGGGTTACAAACTTATGCTGAGCAGGGTGGATAAGCACTAATGCTGGGGGCGGACTGAAAATGGAAAAATTGGTGTGTAGGCAGGTAAaagtttttgagtttttttggtATTCAAAAAGTTCGCCATTTTCatggctaatgattaatgaaAGCCAACTACATGCCATTAAATTGGTTTTACCTCTGATTGCTTacattttatataatataatattatctTGATTATatcacaccccccccccccctccccgcaaaaaaaaaagcccCTAATGAAATGCTTATTTTCTATGTCCGTCCAATATGTAAGTTTGCGTCCATCcaactttttgattttttctgcAAGagtcattaaatttttttttgtcagaaCTTCCGCGTGAACTAGCTATTCAGACTATTAACCTTTAAGTCACGTAGGCAAATGCTAATGTGTTTTCCACATAAGCTGGCAGAGTCAAATAGTTGCCCGATTAGAATCAATGGTCTTTTTCACACAAACTAGCAGATTCAAATATTAACCTCCTTACAATAATTAATCAAGTATTTCTCCCAAAAATTAACTCAACCTTAGTTACTTATGAGTTTAAAACGTACAATTTTTAATGCAATTTGATGTGGTCTAGTGGAGTATTTGCCTGCTTGTAGGCAATCAATCCATACTTAGATTTGCATACTTGCAATTAATTTTTAGTGATTTGTGTAAATATTTGCTAAATTTGATGTGCTTACTTTTATATTCCCTCcagataaaaaagagtgtccacttagtcatttgcacaccccttaagaaaatactaactattaaaaaaaataggtaatttaacTAAACTGCCCATAATTAtataggtattgagatttgatcacataacacttaataggggcaaatatggaaaaataaggttaatttttttttgatttgataaaTGAATACTCTTTTTTACTCAAGAAAAATAAGCTAattggacactctttttgatccggagggagtatgttTTAAAACATTCCTATAGTAAGAATAAATcgtcaaaatattctttcaatCAACGgaagaagatgaaacacttcctgatattttttttctcggTATATTTTCATTGTGGGGCTAAAATTTGAACACAGCAGCAAAAtgacaaaccaaaaaaaaaaaaaaaaaaaaccaaggaACAGAAGAATGCGAATTAAAATGAAACTAAAAGTAACGACAACGAGAGaaaattgatttggtttattTAACGTAAAAAATATCAATCATATACAGGCTGGAATGTGTTGTcctttttttctatttgttttctttgttttcaattcaattcttggTATGTTTATTGGTTTTGATTGGTTATTTCAAATATTATCTTAGAGAATTTACTTCACCTATCTAAAGGAGTTGGAGTAGAAGTTTTCAAGAATGGTAAATACACTTCTTAGATACTTCTGTTTTTTTAAAGCTTGAAACAGAAAAATTAAACGGAGATATTAATATTTGGAATTTTTACGCGTTATAACtacttctaatacataattagtggtaataactaccttttattttaattactaataataactaaatatttttctaatttaactattatagctacacagtaatttttgaattaccatttcacaaatacacctaaaaattagCACTCCAAATCCCATATccccttttaatggtaacaatattaatcacttaatatacattaccattctctctcttttttcataacttcttaccttttatgatcgtcttcttcctctcttcacccttctgcaaaaatttcacttccattctcaccaatcaagaagattcgtcgtattctttcttttttttttttttcaaaaaaaagaaaaagaagttctTTAAAGTACTCATGTTCTAtcccatctcctttgtttcgtgaaattttcgctatttgtgttattattcttccacaaaatcaacttggtggaagtgattgtttttgcttcaggccatggtggtggttatggcgGCGCACAAGAGAGAAGGGGAGACAgagttttttagggttttgagaagacgaaaaatatatgtatttgtgtatgttctatgatataactaccaattgttgtggttggtggtgtatttttgtaagtttttctatatatttgtgtattttgttcaaattaattccatcagCTTCATCTAGTTTTAAATACACGGGACGCAAATACATGGTaagtttctatatatttatgtattttgttcaaattaatcccatcaaatacatgggtgatgcaagttgttactcacacaaatacatgagatttaatttaaaatacatggggtttgattggaaacttcaaatacattagttatgctatcaaatacatgggtaaataaaaaacgaaatcaatattgaagacttcaaatacattaccactaaatacatgggtgatgcaaattgttactcacacaaatacatgatatttaatataaaatacatggagtttgattggaaacgtcaaatacattagttatgctatcaaatacatcggtaaataaaaaacgaaatcaatattgaaaacttcaaatacattggctttgttgattgatcgtgtttgttttgtcaatgtattttcaaaggtgttgaagatttaatttgaaatttgaatttttacgtttgaatgttgaagaatgCATGGAAGGAGAGAAACGTGTAAGGAAAGAgaatattacaggagattttgctgaaaagaaggtaaaaaatattttaatttctcatttaataccaCCACCGTTATAACCTAAAATAAAGGAGCGCATTCCTTATTTTTACCGCATGCTCATGTATTTCTTTGTGACAAATACAtgcgaaaacatacacaaattagctgatttttagctacgaatggtaatattaaaaagggtagctacaaatggtaggaagctacaataaggtagtcatttgagaaattttaccttaatatttttgggatgtTAAATTTGCATGTTTTAGATAAATAACAAAGTGCAAAAAAATGCAAGAGAAGTTTAAGCGGCGCGAGGCAGGTTGATAGTCAAGGTGTTTGACCTTATAAGTTACTTGCCTGCCGCCAAGTATTATTTGTTGGGAATTttatattggattttttttttcctttcatataaTATTGACTATTTTTTGGACGTTTGATGATTCATCATTTCAACAAGACGATAGATTATTAGATTATGAAGTAGATTGATTGTCCTTTTCACTGAAAAAGAAATGGATAACCATTCCACTAGTCAACTGCTGCCTAAACATAAAATTAAATGACTGCAATTTCAGTATCCTTTTCTGCATAATATTAAAACCAAGTATGTTCaacaaatagaaagaaaacaagaaaatggaattttGACCGATTTCGGAAACCAGGTAAAAACCTTGAGAGTTGGACAACGGCATCATTGCAGTAAAAATACAGCAACTGAAATTATCTCCTCCAAAAAGCTTTTGATATTTCAGTAAGTCGAAGGTAAGTTGTAATGCTGAAGCGTGGGCAAACATGATACATATGCACTAACATTTGATGTCTATTATCTGATGAAATGTTTCACAATATGTGTTGCTTCAATCCTTCTCTCTcagacaattttttttgttgttggttgggggggggggggggggtggagttGGCGGTTTGGGGtggtcgggggggggggggtagtgcATCCACACATGATATATACTTAGTCACCTATTCCGCATTTAATGCTTTTGGATTTTGGAAATTAGATTTGTGCTTCATCGacttatgtcatatcatagttCCGGTGTTCAAAATTAGTGAGGTTTCTTTTCCCTTTCGATACTCCTGGAATATATGTCAATGGTTTACTCAATTAATTCTTGggaatgttgaaaaaaaaaacatattattACATGACTTTTTTTaaatgcctatatatatatcgctTTTTCTTAACTAATTTTCGaatacgtgcgttgcacgtatATTTCCATATTAattaatagatttttttttactaatattACAGTCAGGGTGCGATGAGTTGCACAAAAATTAAAGGAGAAGAATGAAAGCTCAAATAATGCATGGTGAGCCTATTCGCTCGATATTTATTGTCATCGcaactcataatcatactgaaAAATTGTAATCGAATGATTTTAATTATGCAATTCTTATAATATATCAAGTATTCAACTTGACAATAATTCCTTTTTCTATATACTAACAACACCTAATATTTTAAATGTGGTATGAGCAATATCAGCTATGATTGCAAATATCGTTTCACATCTTAAAGTTTTtgccttattttaaaaaaaatgtagccTCCTTCTTACAACCACATATATATCAAGAAATTATTGTCTAATAAAAGCAATGTTCTGTAGATGTTGTATAGAAATTCAATCATCATGTGTCTGCCTTACGATTTTTAATTAGTTGATCATTGTCAATTTTATGGTGTACACCTACCACATAAATAGTAGTTATTTGTGATAGCGCATAATAGTTGCTAacatattttattgataaatatTACACATACATGTGCCCTTTGTTTGATTCAAAGTAAGAATATTATAAGTGTTGAGGGTTTTGAACCAATAATACCTTTAAGCTTGGCAAActgcaaaaaagaagaaaaagaacaaacatGTGGATTCTAGGAAATTTAAGTCCACAAAATCGAATGTTCTGGCAGTGGGTGGTTCATTAGTAAATAAAGATACGCTATTTTATTAAGTATACAACATTATAAGAGAAGAAGTTAAgggggaaaaacaaaaaaattaacatgTGGAATAAGACACTATTATCCCCCTGAACTACACTCGaagttgctacgacacaccttatcTTTCCCAGGGTTCTATTatccccctaaacttatttaaaacggaataattatcCCCCTAAACGCTGATGCTCACTCTCatatacactctccttgccacatgtgtgtttatttgttttctttttttttttttaattttttcagcttacgtgtcaagtttttttaaaataataataaaaaaccTAATTTTCgttaaaaaaatgagttttacaacccgatttttttttttaatttgaaaatttgatttttttttttaaaccattttttaaaaaaaaaaaaactgaaaacatggattataaaactgaattttcttttaaaaaaaatgatttttaaaacctttttttttttaaaaaatgaaaatttgttttttttaaaacccttttaaaaaaaaaaaaaaaaaaactgaaaaatgattttttttaaaatatggaaaaatggatttgctaaaaatatggaaaacttgattattttttttaaatgtcttaaaaaatcttgattttcatgatttcattttcttaggataattttatttttcaaataaaatccggaaaaagtgtttttcttgtcaaaatgtgaaaaaaactgaatttttataaaattttgaaaaaattaattattttcttaaaatgtgaaaaacccgttttttaaaactaaatgtggaagactagatttattttcaaattttaagaaaatgcagatttttaagggaaaaaaattaagttttccccttttttatgtttctcactctctcaaagagagtgaaacacacgcTCCTTGTCACATTAGCATTTAGgaggtaattattccgttttaaataagtttaaaggagtaattattccgttttaaataagtttagggggtaatagggcacaggaaaaggtaaggtgtgcCATAAAGAACTTCGGGTATAGTTTAGGGAGGGGATAATAGTGTCTTATCCCGTGACATGTTGTGAAGAACCAGCAAATTCTTAGGAGAAAAGAGAATTTTTGACAGAAGCAAAAGAAATCTGACAATGAACTTATCTATAGGCTTAGATAATttcatataataaaatttagaaCGCGAGAAGACCGTAAAAACATTCCACTAATGTGGAAGATGGAAAGAAACAAAACTGATTTGTGCTTCTAAATACATAATTATTAAAAGTTATGACTGAAAATcagatattttttatttttttttaaacttcacTGATCCAACTCTTCAAATGGGTACaaagtaatttttatttttgaaactaTGTATAGAGAGGGAGAAGATGAAAGAAGTGTCATCAATTTCACCTGATATTTGTCTAAATTCAATCGGGGTGGcctttaacttttgcccctcaaattggtgatgtttaatttttgtccttcgcctaaaaccCATGAGTTTCAGGTTTGAACCCtcactcagtcaaaaattttaaaaaaaaaatcgcaaggcagagtttgaatttcgctctgccggaggaggcagactttgccttgaggcatatatttttttaatttttcaaggcaaacttttagttatgctttaaggaaaagttccgccttatggggcatacttttagttaggggtgtacaaagtaaaccgacaaaccgcaccaaaccgataaatcgagaaaaaaacccgactagtggtttggtttgacttgatttggtgttaaaaaaaaatccgaccataattggtttaatttggttttagctaaaaaaagtcaaaccgaaccaaactaacccgacattacatgtattcagtttttaaaatatttatttgtaatgtaatttataaatatttcttaaatttttttcagcttttttatctattatcatattattcaagcttgaacttagaattttgaatgtcaataaattttatatcctatggatgttagtaactcaaataaagtccaaaccaaaaccaactcaacactaatacacaaaagaaattcaatctACCACTAAGAATGACAATAATATTGGATATCTATTATTTAGTTTTGTATAATTGGTTTAGGGAGTGAAAATACAtagcttaagttttttttcttttgtcatgTAACTAATACTTGTTAGTTGTacttattttagatgacttagtatttttagattatggtcattttctttatggcttattaattagcaatatctattttaaccgattttattatctttttctttaatatttaatacaatgtcatcactcttctcacattttatgttattttcttaagaaacaccttaattatatagttgtatcttactaggactaaagaaatatttaaagtaaaagtgtatatgttttgtatcaagactattccagaaagaaaaaaaaatgaaaaatccgagaaaaccgaataaccccagaaaatccgaggttgaaaaacccgaattttattggtttggtttggtgtataaattttaaaatccgatgcaattggtttggtttggtgtttaaaataTCCGAACCAACTCgagtccatgtacacccctactttTAGTTATGGCTTAACTAAAACTGTGCCCCATGagacataactaaaaatatGTCCCATAAGgcgaaacttttccttaaggcatagctaaaagtttgtcttataagacaaagtctatgccttaagaaaaaattttgccttatggggcatacttttggttatgcatTAACTAAAAGTCCCCATAagttttaaggcataactaatCTACGTCCGAAGGAAAAGTTCtaccttatggggcagacttttagttatgatccgacataactttagtttttctttaAGGCGTGTATGCCGgagtatgccggatccggcatacacgccCCCTAGCCTTACcttgtaaaattatttttttattttctgccTGAGcggagttcgaacccagaacctcaggtattcgctcaccttttcaagcgaagggaataacttaaagaccacaaatataagagataaaatttaaataccacaaatatgaggggcaaaatttaaagaccatttcgaaagaaggacaatccgcggaaaaaaatgaattcaatCCTATAcgtttctaacttttgaaacttCTTTCTTTAATGCATTATTAAATATGCAAATGAAGAAGACCATTAATGTAGATCAAATGAATCCGgtctatatttttattttacaaccCATAAAATTTAGCATAGTGCATAATGAATTGATTAATCAAGTGGTTAAATTCccatttaaataatttatttattatttgttggAGGATAAATTTACTATTTAgtacaaaaatattataagaataatgttTGGATGTGGGGTAAAAATGTCGTTTAACTTTTAATGGGCATTTTAGTGATTCAACTTTTCAACTTAGGTCTTCCTACTTTtagaatagtatgattaagttgattttttctttttgaatatgCCTATATCCATCGTTTTTccttcattgatttgattcttTCAATAGATACCGATTTATCGGTATTTATTCCTCTCCTTAAAGTTCTACTGCATCCTTCAGACAAGTAAACCAAGctcacaaaagaaaaagaaaaaaaactttataCCGATGTATCGTACTCTCTCGACCAAGTCATCAtaagaaaatactaaaaatatttCCGAAGTGAGAGAAGGAAGAAAGGCGCACTATAACTAACATACGGCCATCTGAATGTGTTTCTTTCCAATTCCCCTCACACACACTTTTTTTGGACCCTTAACGGAGACTCAAGGGGATCATTACAAACACACAGAAATAAGATAATCTAATAGTTATCCCAAGCACAGAAAGTAATAGTGGAACAATTACATTAGTTTGAAGAAGCAAAATGTGAGTAAACTTAACTAGCTTATGTAAAACACTGCCCCTAGATACTTCACATGGCGAACAGCAGTGGGAAATCTATCTCAAATtcgttttttttcttgattatatAATCACAAGTTGAGTTAAGCTAATCAAGAAGCTTTTCACTTGTAAGCAATGTTCAGAAGAAGAGTAAAAAGTTCAAGGGGTTTAGACACCATGGGCATGTGATCAGAGCCTGAGATCTCTTCCACTTCATCTGGTGGATTCTTTTCAATCATCCACTGTTGAAATTCCTTAGGTAGAGTTTTATCTTCATCGGCCACAATGAACACTCGCCTAACTGATCCATACTTTTTGTTTGAAAGAACTATCTCCTTTGACATGTCATCCAAACTGTATAAGTATAATGGCCTTACTACTGTAGTAGCCAGTGCCCAATCCTAATACCAAGAAGGAAAAAGACAGTTGAAGTTCCCACTATTGGCGTGTTTAAGTAAAATTGGTGATACCTATAATATTTGTGAAACAAGTCATTTAAGGGCTATTCTCATGATCAGAATACCAATATTCAGTTATTTCAATTTTACATTTTTACTATGCGCGCTTTGCTCACCTGAATTGGGCTCAGCTGATAAAGATAACTAGCCAAGTACTCCAGACCAAAGCTGAAGGTTGTTGGAGGATTTGTAGGTCCATTATCGTATGTAATACGATTATCAGGTGCAGATATTGCTCCCCTGGATGGCTATATTGAAGTATAAATATTTCTAACATGAATAAGTGTAAGCTAACATAACAGAGCATATATCATTGGATAAAGTTGGCAATATGGAAGAAATGTACCATATCAGTAAAGATGGTAGTTGCATTGAGAGTTGGACCAGGCATTAGAGCAGTTACAAATACAGCAACTGAAATCTTTTCTGGAAAGCTTTCCATGGCCTTAGAAATGGCGAATCCACCAAGGCTATGGCCTACAAGAATTACTTTTTCATGTGCAGGAAGAGAAGCCATGAACTCCATTAGTGGACTAAAGTAATCCGATAAATGTGGGACTTCGAGGACCTGTTTCGGGTTGACCCCTGAAGCACCCAAGTCAAGAGCTGTTACATTATGCCCTGAAGTTTCTATCAACCCCATAATCTTGTACCAAGACCAAGCTCCATGGCAAGCCCCGTGAACTAGCACAAAGTGCTTGCTAGTTTTAGGCCATTTAGGCCTCGACATTGATGCATTTACATCTGACAACAGAAGTATTAGAACAAGACTTGTTAGAAAGTTGTTTTTCTCCATATCTGTTTTCTTCTTTGGAAGAATGAGCACAAGGTATGAACCATTGCAATGCAGTTTTATAATTACAGGAGTTTGACTTTTGCTAACTTAGTTCATGCTAAAGCAAGCCCATGTTAGGTAATACATGAATTATACTTTTAAATTCAATGTGTTTCTTGGAAGTTATTATTCACCAAGTCAACTAGAGGAGGAgagaataaataattaaaagctCAATAGGCTTTACACCATGACCATGTTAATCTgatccttcaatttcttccacTTGATTTGGCAGATTCTATCAATATTACATTGTTGTTTATTGGGCCTACCTTATCTTATGAGATAACCAATCCATAATTCTTCTGTGACAAAGTTTCTTTGCAATGTCTCTTCACTGTATAAATACAGTGATTGTAATAATATGATTGCTAGTGATAAGTCCTGAGACAAAATAAGGCTTGCATTCTGATAAACGGGTTATGACCCAATCCATTTATCAGTCCAACTCATTTTGACACTCCCAAATGTAACTTAACCCatccatttgacacccctagccCAGATGATTCCCTTGGGGAACAGTAGTGGGAAATTTTAACAATGGGAAAAAGGACGATTCAACAATTGCACGTGTGTGAAGAAGagtaatttataatttatttcaatTAAGTTTTATTCTTGGATACGTAATAACAAGCTGTGTTAAGATAATCAAGAAGCTAGTCACTTGTGAGCAATGCTCAGAAGAAACTTAAAAAGTTCATGGGGTTTAGACATCATGACCATATGGTCAGAGCCCTGGATCTCTTTCACCTCATCAGGGGGATTCTTTTCAATCATACTCCGCTGAAATCCCTTCTTTAGAAGTTTATCTTGAGCAGACACAATGAACACTCCCCTAACTGAtccatacctttttcttgaaagaaCTATCTCCTTAGAAACATCTTCCAGACTGTAAGCATAGAATGACCTTAGTACTGTAGTGGCCAGCGCCAAATCCTAGCACcatgaaggaaaaaaacaatttaaatcAGTTCCATGTTGATGTTGCGTTAAATACTTAAATAGATCTATAATTTGGATAAACTAGTAAAATGTTCGAGAAGGTGATGCCTAATAATTTGGAGAAACAAGTCACTTAGGACTATTCTATTCTCATGACCAGAATAACAGAATCTGGCTATTTCAATTACATCATATATTGTGTTATGCTTTGCTTACCTGAATTGGGCTCCGCTGGTAAAGATAAGTTGCCAAGTACTTTGGACCTAGGATGAAGGTGGTTGGAGGATTGGTAGGTCCATTATCGTATGTAACACGATTGTCAAGTTGAGATAGTACTCCACTGAATGACTATAACGAAGTGTATTTAGTTTCACTCCGTAAAAAGTGTAAGCAAACATAACAAATCGTCTCATGGCTAAAGTTGACGAAATGATACCTCAATATAGAGTGTGGTTGCACTGAGAGTTGGACCAGGCATTAGAGCAGTGACAAATACAGCAGTTGAAGTTTTTTCGGGGAAGCTTTCCATGGCTTTGGAAATGGCGAATCCACCAAAACTATGGCCTACAAGAACCACTTTCTCATCTGCTGGAAAAGAAGTCATGAACTCCATTAGCAGGCTAAAGTAATCCGATAAATGTGTGACTTCGAGGGCCTGCTTTGGGTTGATCCCTGAAGCGCCCAAGTCAAGAGCTGTTACATTATGCCCTGAAGTTTTTAATGACGCCACAAGCTTGTACCAACACCAGGATCCATGTAAGGCCCCATGTACCAGCAC encodes:
- the LOC132064944 gene encoding methyl jasmonate esterase 1-like; its protein translation is MSGPKLPKASKHFVLVHGALHGSWCWYKLVASLKTSGHNVTALDLGASGINPKQALEVTHLSDYFSLLMEFMTSFPADEKVVLVGHSFGGFAISKAMESFPEKTSTAVFVTALMPGPTLSATTLYIESFSGVLSQLDNRVTYDNGPTNPPTTFILGPKYLATYLYQRSPIQDLELAITLVRPLYLYSLDDISKEIVLSSKRYGYVRRVFIVAAEDKFLKKEFRQSMIEKNPPDEVEEIQGSDYMVMMSKPPQLFTYLLSIANKYS
- the LOC132064943 gene encoding methyl jasmonate esterase 1-like; translated protein: MEKNNFLTSLVLILLLSDVNASMSRPKWPKTSKHFVLVHGACHGAWSWYKIMGLIETSGHNVTALDLGASGVNPKQVLEVPHLSDYFSPLMEFMASLPAHEKVILVGHSLGGFAISKAMESFPEKISVAVFVTALMPGPTLNATTIFTDMPSRGAISAPDNRITYDNGPTNPPTTFSFGLEYLASYLYQLSPIQDWALATTVVRPLYLYSLDDMSKEIVLSNKKYGSVRRVFIVADEDKTLPKEFQQWMIEKNPPDEVEEISGSDHMPMVSKPLELFTLLLNIAYK